Proteins from one Arthrobacter sp. Soc17.1.1.1 genomic window:
- a CDS encoding pyridoxamine 5'-phosphate oxidase family protein, whose protein sequence is MADQQDGLKEVQDILGKADIAILTTVSLDGQLVSRPLALQAKDFDGDLWFFTEDPSPKADEIRANPQVNVSASTGKGYVSIAGTATLTKDQAKIDELWGPSVSAWFENGRDDPAVALIHVDADTAEYWSMDAPRVVSAVKMVKGLVTGSKPDSGKNEVIELP, encoded by the coding sequence GTGGCAGATCAGCAGGACGGTTTGAAGGAAGTACAGGACATCCTCGGCAAGGCCGACATCGCGATCCTCACCACGGTGAGCCTCGACGGGCAGCTCGTGAGCCGGCCGCTCGCCCTGCAGGCGAAGGACTTCGACGGCGACCTCTGGTTCTTCACCGAGGACCCCTCCCCCAAGGCCGACGAGATCCGCGCGAATCCCCAGGTCAACGTCTCGGCGAGCACGGGCAAGGGCTACGTCTCGATCGCCGGGACAGCGACGCTCACGAAGGACCAGGCGAAGATCGACGAGCTGTGGGGCCCCTCGGTCTCCGCGTGGTTCGAGAACGGGCGCGACGATCCCGCCGTCGCCCTCATCCACGTCGACGCGGATACGGCCGAGTACTGGTCCATGGATGCCCCCCGCGTGGTCTCGGCCGTGAAGATGGTCAAGGGCCTCGTGACGGGGTCCAAGCCGGACTCCGGCAAGAACGAGGTCATCGAGCTCCCCTAG